Part of the Methylorubrum populi genome is shown below.
TGACCGAGCACAGCCAGGGCTCGACCATGGTGATGGGCATGGCCAACATCGCCATGGCCACCGGCAATATCGGCATGGTGGGCGCCGGCGTGAACCCGCTGCGCGGCCAGAACAACGTGCAGGGCTCCTGCGACATGGGCTCGTTCCCGCACGAGCTGCCGGGCTACCGTCACGTCTCGGACGACGCCACCCGCGAGAGCTTCGAGGCGATCTGGGGGGCCAAGCTCGACAACGCGCCGGGCCTGCGCATCACCAACATGCTGGACGAGGCCGTCGGCGGCACCTTCAAGGGCATGTACATCCAGGGCGAGGACATCGCTCAGTCCGACCCCGACACCCATCACGTGACCTCCGGCCTGAAGGCCATGGAGTGCATCGTGATCCAGGACCTGTTCCTGAACGAGACCGCCAAGTACGCCCACGTCTTCCTGCCGGGCGCCTCCTTCCTGGAGAAGGACGGCACCTTCACCAACGCCGAGCGCCGCATCTCCCGCGTGCGCAAGGTGATGGCTCCGATGGGCGGTTACGGCGACTGGGAGGGCACGGTGCTGCTCGCCAACGCGCTGGGCTACAAGATGGAGTACACCCACCCGTCCGAGATCATGGACGAGATCGCGGCGCTCACCCCGAGCTTCGCCGGCGTCTCCTACGACAAGCTGGAGGAGCTTGGCTCGATCCAGTGGCCCTGCAACGAGAAGGCGCCGCTCGGCACACCGATGATGCACGTCGACCGGTTCGTGCGCGGCAAGGGCCGCTTCATGATCACGGAATACGTGCCCACCGACGAGCGGACCACGGGCAAGTTCCCGCTGATCCTGACCACGGGCCGCATCCTCTCGCAGTACAATGTCGGCGCGCAGACCCGGCGCACCGAGAACTCCCGCTGGCACGAGGAGGACGTGCTGGAGATCCACCCCTTCGACGCGGAGACCCGCGGCATCGTCGACGGCGACCTCGTCGCGCTGGAGAGCCGCTCGGGCGACATCGCGCTGAAGGCCAAGGTCACGGAGCGGATGCAGCCGGGGATCGTCTACACGACCTTCCACCACGCCAAGACCGGCGCCAATGTCATCACCACGGACTACTCGGATTGGGCGACCAACTGCCCCGAGTACAAGGTGACGGCGGTGCAGGTGCGGCGCACCAACCGGCCCTCCGACTGGCAGGCGAAGTTCTACGAGGAGGACTTCTCGCTGACCCGCATCGCGGAAGCCGCGGAGTAATTTCTCGGAGAGTTCGGGAGCGGGCCTTCGGCCCGCTCCCGTATGGGTTGTTTGGTTCTGATGCCTCTGCCGTCACTGCGAGGCGAAGCCGAGGCAATCCAGGGCGCAGTCCGATCCGGAAGGGTCGCGCTGCCGGATTGCTTCGCTTCCGATCGCAGTGACGGCGGAAGCCAGACCAACCGTCGGGTCGGTCTCTGATCCGGAATAGGGAAATCCCGAGCAGGCAATGAGCGCAACGACCACCAACGACCGACTGGTGCGCATGGCCAACCAGATCGCCCTGTTCTTCCGGTCCTATCCGGAAGACGAGGCGGTGGCGGGCATCCACAACCACATCGTGGCGTTCTGGACACCGAAGATGCGCCGCGACCTCGAAGGCTATGCCGACGAGGCCGGTGAGCGCCTCGACGCCCTGGTGCACAAGGCGCTCGAAGGCGAGCCGACGACGGACAGCCCCGTGCGTCCGGCCACCCGCAACCCGCAGCTCGCGGGCGAGGGTGCCAGCGACGCGGGTTAGACCCCGTCACTGCGCGGCTTGAGCAGCCTCCCGCAATCGGCCTACCACGGCGGGAGCCCGCCCTCCCCGCGGGCGTCGGGGCGGCACTCACGTGATCGACAAGCTCGAATTCCTTCTGGCACTCGCCCGCGAGCAGCATTTCGGGCGCGCGGCGGAAGCCTGCGGCGTCACCCAGCAGACGCTCTCGGCGGGGGTGAAGAGCCTCGAGGACCGCTTCGGCGTGCGGCTCGTCCAGCGGGGCTCGCGCTTCCAGGGCTTCACGCCCGAGGGCGACCGGGTGCTGGCCTGGGGCCGGCGCATCGTCGGCGACGCCCGGGCGATGCAGGACGACGTGGCCGCGCTCCGACGCGGCCTGTCGGGACATCTGCGCATCGCCGCCGTGCCGACCGCGCTGCCGATGGTGGCCGCGCTGACCACGCCCTATCGGGCGCGCTACCCGAATGTGCGCTTCAGCGTCATCTCCACCACCTCGGAGGAGATCTTCTCGCTGATCGACAATCTCGAGGCCGATGCGGGGCTGACCTATCTCGACAACGAGCCGCTCGGCCGCGTCATCGCCGTGCCGCTCTACACCGAGCACTACCAGCTGCTCACCGCGGCGGGCGGCCCCTACGACGACCGGGCCAGCGTCACCTGGGCCGAGCTCGCCAAGATCCCGCTCTGCCTGCTGACGCCGAACATGCAGAACCGGCGCATCATCGACCAGCAGCTCCGCGCCGCCGGCGGCGAACCGGCGCCGACGCTGGAATCGAATTCCATGGTCGTGCTGATGACCCATGTGCGCACGCTGCAATGGGCGAGCGTGATGCCGGCGATCCTCGCCGACGCGCTGGGGCCGACCGAGGGCCTGCGGGCGATCCCGATCGTCGAGCCCGACCTGCGCCACGCCATCGGCCTCGTCGCTCCGCGCCGCGATCCGGCCACACCGATGGTTACCGCCCTCGTCAACGTCGCCCGCACCGTGGCCCGTACCCTCGACGCGGACGATCCGGTCCCGGCCGTGCTGCAGGCCTCCGGCACGCCCTGAGCCTGGGCCCCGCGGTTCGTTCCTTCGGCGGGCACCGGTACGGCGCCTCTCTCCCGGCAGCAATCAGGTGCTGGGCCGCTGAAGAACGGCGCATTGCGTCAGCGCGCCGGGCTCCTTGCGCATGAAGGCACAGGTCACGCGGGCGCCGTCGACGTCGACGGTGCTGTGGCGCTTGGCCTGCGCGCCCTCGCGGGCCTGCCGGGCAGCCTCCCGCAGCCGGTCCGGCGCGATCCCCGTCACGGCATGCCCTGCCTTCACGAACAGCGCGTCGTATTCCGGCGGCACGGTCTCGCCCTTGTACTGCGCGCCAACGGAGGATTGGTCCCCGGCGCAGGAGAGCGTCAGCGAGGTCTGCGGGCCGGCATCGAACCGGGCGAAATCGGCGTTTCGCTCGGCGACTTCGGCCCCGGTGGCGGCCCGTACCCGCTCGATCAGGTCGGAGCAGGAGGATTCCGCCAGGGCCGGCGAGGCGGCGAGGACGAGGAGAAGGGCGAGGGCGGTGCGCATCGCGCGATGGTAGGACGAAGCGGCAAGGCTCGTCTGCGGGAGCGGACTGAGGCGTAGCGCCGCTCCGGACGCGCCGGCCGCGTTCAGGGATGTCAGGTTTACGGGTGCCAGATTCACGGGTGCCAGATTCACGGGTGCCAGATTCACGGGTGCCAGGGCTCGGCGGCCACGTCTGCCTCCTCCGTCGCATCCTGTCCGTCGAGCTGGGCCTGGATCGCCCGCAGCGCCTCCTGCACGCCCTGCCCCGAGGCCGCCGAGAGCACGAGCGGCTTCCCCCCCGCCGCCCGCTTGAGCCGGGCCAGCTGCTGCTTGAGCGTGTCGGCGTCGAGCGCGTCCGCCTTCGACAGCGCCACGATCTCGGGCTTCTCGGCGAGGCCGCCGCCATAGGCTTCGAGCTCGCGCCGCACCAGCTTGTAGGCCTTGCCGGCGTGCTCGCTCGTGCCCTCCACGAGGTGCAGCAGCACCCGGCAGCGCTCGACATGGGCGAGGAAGCGGTCGCCGAGACCGACACCCTCGTGCGCGCCCTCGATCAGGCCGGGAATGTCGGCGAGCACGAACTCGCGGGCATCCGAGCGCACCACGCCGAGGCCTGGATGGAGCGTGGTGAAGGGATAGTCGGCGATCTTCGGCTTGGCGGCGGTGACGGTGGCGAGGAAGGTCGACTTGCCGGCGTTCGGCAGGCCGACGAGGCCGGCATCGGCGATGAGCTTGAGGCGCAGGATCAGCCACATTTCCTGGCCTTCCTGGCCGGGATTGGCGTGGCGCGGAGCGCGGTTCGTCGAGGTGGTGAAGTAGGCGTTGCCGAAGCCGCCATTGCCGCCCTTGGCCAGCCGCACCCGCTGTCCGACCTCCGTCATGTCGGCGATCAGCCTCTCGCCGTCCTCGGCGAAGACCTGCGTGCCGGCGGGCACCTGGAGCACCGCGTCGTCGCCCTTGGCGCCGTGGCAGTTCGAGCCCATGCCGTGCTCGCCCTTCCTCGCCTTGAAGTGCTGCCGGTAGCGGTAATCGATCAGGGTGTTGAGGCCCTGCACGCACTCGATCCAGACATCGCCGCCCCGTCCGCCGTCGCCGCCGTTCGGGCCGCCGAACTCGATGAACTTTTCCCGCCGGAACGAGACGCAGCCGGGACCGCCGTCGCCGGAGCGGACGTAGACCTTGGCTTCGTCGAGGAATTTCACGGTGCTTCTCTCAGGTACGGGACACGGATGGTGCGGGTCGTCGAGGGGCGATGATCCCGATCATCGCCCCTCGCCCGCGCGGACGGTGCGGACGGTGCGGACGGTGCGGACGGCGGTCGTCCGCCGGGCGCAGGCGGACTGACCATCGGTCGGGCCGTCTGCACCATTGGTTCAACTCCCCGTGCGACGGCACTGGCCGTCGAGGTTGAGGTACTGGATGCTGCGCAGGCCCGCCTCGAACCACCCGCCGGCATCCGGCTGGCGGCCGTTGGCGCCGCCATCGCCGTAGAGGTTGATCTGGATCGCGCCGTCCGGCGAGCGCAGGGTCGGTGCCTCGCCCGATCGATCGTAGGTCCAGGTCGGGCGCTCGTCGAACAGCGTCTGCGAACCGTCCGCTTCCCGCTGGAACAATTGCCCGTAGGCGGTGCCACCGCCCGCAGGGGCGGCGAAGTAGAACCCGACCTTCGGCGTGCGGCCCGCGAAATTGTAGAACTCGCAGTAGAGCCGGGTTTCTCCTTGAGGCTGCGGAGCGGGCGCCGCCGCCGCTTCGATCGGCGGCGGCGGCACGTCGCGGGTGATCGCGAAGATCAGGCTGCCGAGGGCGATCGCGGTGAGGCCGGCCCCGAGGCCGGCGACCGTTCGCGTCCTCATAGCGAGGGCCCCCCCGCCACGGTCCCGCGCCGGTCGAGCCACGCCGCCCGGTCGAGCCGGTAGGTGTAGCTCGGCACGGCGCCGCCCCGCGCCTCGAAGACCGGCGCCGATTCGCCGGTGCGGTGGAATCCGCACTTCTCCAGTACGCGCTGCGAGCCGCGGTTCCCGGTCATCGCGGCCGAGACGAGCGCCCCCCCGCCGGCATAGGCGAAATGGGCATCCACCAGCGCCTCGGCCGCCTCGGTCATCAGCCCCTCGCCCCAGAACGGGCGTCCGAGCCAGTAGCCGAGATGCGGCTCCGTCTCGTCGGGCCGGTCCTCGACCGAGACGACACCGATCAGGTTCGCGGGCGCCGCCCGCCGGCAGACCGCCATGATCAGCCCGTCGCCCGCGGTGTTCGCCGCGCGCGCCCGGATCACGAAGCCCTCGGCCTCGTGCAGCGGAAGCGGCGTCGTGAGCCGCGCGGTCCTCTCGGCGACCGCCGGATCGCCGGCGAGCCGCGAGACCGCCTCGGCGTCGCGGGCGGTGGGCCAGCGCAGCCAGAGCCGTCGCGTCTCGATGCGGAAGACGTCGTCGCGGGTGAGATCGGGGAACATCGTGAGCCGGTCATGTGAGGGCGCGCGCGGCGCCGTCCGGGACGACGAAGGGGGAGGATGGTGTCCCATCCTCCCCCGTGTTCCGATCCGCTCGAAGCTTCGCCTGAAGCCTTAGCGACTCGTCCGCCGGTTCGGTGTGGGACACCGGCGGGACGCTCGCTTCGTCGTCAGCGACAAGCGTCCGCCGTTACTCCGCGGCCTGGGCCAGCGGTACGACGGTGACGAATGCGCGTCCGCGGCGGGTCTCGAACTGCACGTTGCCGGGGACGAGGGCGAACAGGGTGTGGTCCTTGCCCATGCCGACATTGGTGCCGGGATGCCACTTCGTGCCGCGCTGGCGCACGATGATGTTGCCCGGAATGACGGCCTCCGAGCCGAACTTCTTGACGCCGAGGCGCCGGCCGGCGGAGTCGCGGCCGTTGCGGGACGAGCCGCCTGCTTTTTTATGTGCCATGGGATTGCTCCGGAATTCTGCTTAGATCTGCGTTCGGACGGGCGGCCGATTACTCGGCGGCGGCCGGGGCGGACTCGGCGGCCGGCTCGGCCTTCCGGGTCTTGCGCGGCTCGGCCTTCGAGGACTTGCCGCCGGCGCTGATCTCGGTGATGCGCACGACCGTGAAGTCCTGACGGTGACCGCGGCGGCGGCGCGAGTTCTGGCGGCGGCGCTTCTTGAAGGCGATGACCTTCCGCGTGCGGCCGTGCTGGACGATCTCGCCGGTGACGCCGACGCCCGACAGGAGCGGGGTGCCGATCTGGGTGGCATCGCCGTCGGTGAACAGCAGCACGTCGCCGAAGGTCACGGCGGCGCCGGCCTCGCCCTCGAGGGTGGCCACGGTGATGACGTCGTTGGCGGCAACGCGATACTGCTTGCCGCCGGTCTTGATGACTGCGAACATCGTTGTCTCTCGTGTTCTCTGCCGGCCTCCGGCACCGCGAGGGGCCTGGACCGTCTTCTTGTTCAGGTCATCCGCGCGGGTCGGGGTCGATCGCTTCGACTTGGCCGTGTGCACGCGAACGCGAAACGCGCGGACTTCGTCGAGGAAGCCGCGCGGTGCCGGCCGGATAGTCGGGCGCAGGGGTTCTGTCAAGAAGGCTGGCCGCTGCGCAGGCCGGCAGGCCAGTGGCTGGCCTACCGCTTCGTCAGCCCGCCCAGCACGTTCCTGAGTATCGCGTCGCCGACCTCCGTGCCGACCTTGCGCGCCATCGAGCGGGCGGCGTTGCCGATGACCTGCTCGGCCAGGCTTGGCGGCGGGCGGCGGGAGCGGCCCTTGCCTTTCGGGGCGGCCTCCCCACCGCCTCCGAGAAGGCCGCCGAGCCACCCGCCGAGCATGCCCGAGAGGCCGCCCTCGCTCTGGCTTGCCGCTTCGGCCGGGGCGGAATCGAGGTGCTTGCGCTTGGCCAGCATCTCGTAGGCGCTCTCGTTGTCGACCGCCTCGTCATATTTCCTGCGCAGCGGGCTCTGCTGGATGAGCTCGGCCCGTTCCGCCGGCGTCAGCGGCCCGACCCGGCCCTGCGGCGGGGCGATCAGCGCCCGCTCGACGATGGAGGGCGTGCCCTTGGCCTCCAGGAAACTCACCAGCGCCTCGCCGACGGCGAGTTCGGTGATGGCGGAGGCCACGTCGAAGCCGGGATTCTGGCGGAAGGTCTCGGCGGCGGCGCGCACGGCGCGCTGGTCGCGGGGAGTGAAGGCCCGGAGCGCGTGCTGCACCCGGTTGCCGAGCTGGCCGAGCACCGTCTCCGGCACGTCGAGCGGGTTCTGCGTCACGAAATAGACGCCGACGCCCTTCGAGCGGATCAGGCGCACCACCTGCTCGACCGCGTCGAGCAGCGCCTTCGGCGCATCGTTGAACAGCAGGTGCGCCTCGTCGAAGAAGAACACGAGCTTGGGCTTGTCGAGGTCGCCGACCTCGGGAAGCTGCTCGAACAGCTCGGAGAGCATCCACAGCAGGAACGAGGCGTAGAGGCGCGGCCGCTGCATCAACCGGTCGGCGGCCAGGATGTTGACGAAGCCCCTGCCCTCCCGGTCGGTGCGCATGAAGTCTTCGAGGTTGAGCGCCGGCTCGCCGAGGAACTTGTCGGCGCCCTGGTTCTCCAGCACCAGCAGCGCCCGCTGGATCGCGCCGATCGAGGCGCCCGAGACGTTGCCGTACGTGGCCGACAGCTCCTTGGCGTTCTCCGACAGGAAGGTGAGCAGCGCGCGCAGGTCCTTCAGATCGATCAGCGGCCACTGATTCTCGTCGGCGACCCGGAAGGCGATGTTGAGCACGCCCTCCTGCGTATCGTTGAGTTCGAGCAGCCGGGCGAGCAGCAGCGGGCCCATCTCGGTGACGGTGCAGCGGATCGGGTGGCCCTGCTCGCCGAACACGTCCCAGAACACGGTCGGGAAGCGGTCGGGCTCGTAAGCGATCCCGAGTTCCTCGGCGCGCTTGACGAAATGCGGCTTCGCCTCGCCCGCGGCGGCCAAGCCGGACAGGTCGCCCTTGATGTCGGCGGCGAAAACCGGGACGCCCGCATTGGAGAATCCCTCGGCCAGCACCTGCAGCGTCACGGTCTTGCCCGTGCCGGTGGCGCCCGCCACGAGGCCGTGGCGGTTGGCCAGCCGCAGGGTCAGCACCTCTGGCTTGCGCTGCGGGCCCGTGCTCCGGCCGACCAGAATCGTTCCCTCGCCCGCCATCTCGCCGCCCTCGCCCGAACCGTGACCGTTGCGGACGACAGGGTATGGCGCCCCGCGCGCCCGATCCAGGGGGGCGGGACAGCGGCAACCCTTGATTTCGCCGCCGCCGCGTCGGACAGACGAAAAATCCGCCAGAGAGGAAGCGATTCATGGAAGAGCTGATTGCCCGCGTCACCAACCGCACGGGCCTCGACGCCGCGACCGCCAAGACCGCGATCGGGCACATCCTCGCCTTCCTCCAGAAGGAGGGGCCGGCCACCGAGGTCAGCCAGCTGATGGCCGCGCTTCCCGGCTCCGAGGCGGCGCTCGCCGAGGCGAATGCGTCGGAGGGCGGCGGCGGACTGATGGGCATGCTCGGCGGCATGATGGGCGGCGGCGTGATGGCGCTCGGCCAGAAGCTGATCTCGGCCGGCGTGCCGATGAACCAGATGCAGCCGCTTGGCCATGAATTGTTCGCCTACGGTCGCGAGAAGGCCGGCGAGGACGTGATGGGCCCGATCGTCGGCTCGATCCCGGGGCTGAACCAGTTCGTCTGAGACGGCAGGGTCATCCGGTAAACCGTTGGGATCGTTAGCCGGTTTTCATTCGCCGGCTAGCAGGGGAACTTCGCGCGAAGCCCGGCAACGGCTTCGCGCAAGTCGCTGTCAAAGCAAGAAGATTTCCGTCATAAAAGCGTGCGGCCTTCGTGATGTTGTCGCCGCGCAAGAGGACGCATCGCGCGGCCTCCGCCACGACGGAATCGCGCCGCCCATGCTGCCGAATTTTTCCCCGCGCGAGGCCACGGCGGCGTGGAAGGCCGGCTGGGAGACCAAGGTCCAGGCGCCCTTCGCCCGCTTCCGCCAGACCTTCGAGGGCGGCGACCTCGCGCTCCCCGGCGCGGCGCCGATCCTTCTGAAGACCCGGGCCAAGCGCCTGCTGCTGGAGCCGGGCCTCGATCCCAGCCTGGGCCGGATCGGCCCGCTCGAAGTGCGGCTGGCCACCACCAAATCCGAGATCCGGCGGGCGCAGCGCCTGCGCTTCCGCGTGTTCTACGAGGAGATGTCGGCGGTGCCGACCGGCATGGCGGCGCTCAAGCGCCGGGATGTCGATGCCTACGACGCGATCTGTGATCATCTCCTGGTGATCGACCACGCCGCGACCGAGGCGAAGCCCTTCCGCAAGGCCCGGCCGAAGGTGGTCGGCACCTACCGGCTGCTGCGCCAGGACCGGGCGGAGGCGCATTTCGGCTTCTACTCCTCGGGCGAGTACGACCTCGCGCCCCTTCTCGAGCGCCATCCGGGCAAGCGCTTCCTCGAACTCGGGCGCTCCTGCGTCCTCAAGCCCTACCGCACCAAGCGCACCGTCGAACTGCTGTGGCACGGCATCTGGACCTACGTGCTGCACCACCGCATCGACGCGATGCTCGGCTGCGCCAGCCTGGAGGGCACCGATCCGGATCGCCTGGCGCTCCCCCTGAGCTTCCTCCACCACCATGCCCGCGCTCCCGAGGCGTGGCGGGCCCGTGCCCTGCCGGAGCGCTACGTCGCGATGGACCGGCTGGCGAAGGAGGCGGTCGATCCGAAGGCGGCGCTGATGGCGCTGCCGCCCCTGGTGAAGGGATATCTCCGGGTCGGCGCGACCTTCGGCGACGGGGCGGTGGTGGATCGCCAGTTCGGCACCACCGACGTGCTCGTGGTGCTGCCGGTCTCGGCGATCTCGGCGCGCTACATCGGCCATTTCGGCGCGGGTGCGGATCGGCACGCCGCCTGAGCGCGGCGGGTTGCCGGGGCGGCCCGGCCCTGCTGAGGCGGGCGTCCCCCCACCCTGACGCCGCGTCCGAGGGTCATGCCCGCCGTCTCCGCTCCCCTTTCCGATCGCGACCGCCTCGGCGCGATGGCCGCCGCGATCGCCTGCGTGGCGGTGGTGGGCACGGGGCTCGGCCTGTCGATCCCGCTCCTGTCGCTGGAAATGGAGCGGATGGGCGCGTCGAGCGTGGTCATCGGCCTCAACACCGCCGTGGCCGGGCTCGCGGCGATTCTCACGGTGCCGTTCGTGCCGCGGCTCGCCGCGCGGATCGGCGTGGTGCGCCTGCTGATCCTGGCGATCATCCTCGGCGGCCTGTGCCTCACCGCCTTCAAGCTGATGCCCCACCTCGTCCTGTGGTTTCCCCTGCGCTTCGTCTTCTCGACGACGATGGGCGTGCTCTTCGTCCTCTCCGAGTACTGGATCAACGACGCGGCGCCCCCCGAGCGGCGCGGTCTGGTGATGGGTGTCTACGCGACGGTGCTGGCCATCGGCTTCGCCATCGGGCCGACCCTGCTGACGCTGCTCGGCACCGAGGGACTCGCGCCCTATCTCGCCGGCTCGGCCCTGTTCTTCCTCGGCCTCACGCCGCTGGTGCTGGCCCGCAACCTCTC
Proteins encoded:
- a CDS encoding formate dehydrogenase subunit delta codes for the protein MSATTTNDRLVRMANQIALFFRSYPEDEAVAGIHNHIVAFWTPKMRRDLEGYADEAGERLDALVHKALEGEPTTDSPVRPATRNPQLAGEGASDAG
- a CDS encoding LysR family transcriptional regulator codes for the protein MIDKLEFLLALAREQHFGRAAEACGVTQQTLSAGVKSLEDRFGVRLVQRGSRFQGFTPEGDRVLAWGRRIVGDARAMQDDVAALRRGLSGHLRIAAVPTALPMVAALTTPYRARYPNVRFSVISTTSEEIFSLIDNLEADAGLTYLDNEPLGRVIAVPLYTEHYQLLTAAGGPYDDRASVTWAELAKIPLCLLTPNMQNRRIIDQQLRAAGGEPAPTLESNSMVVLMTHVRTLQWASVMPAILADALGPTEGLRAIPIVEPDLRHAIGLVAPRRDPATPMVTALVNVARTVARTLDADDPVPAVLQASGTP
- the obgE gene encoding GTPase ObgE — translated: MKFLDEAKVYVRSGDGGPGCVSFRREKFIEFGGPNGGDGGRGGDVWIECVQGLNTLIDYRYRQHFKARKGEHGMGSNCHGAKGDDAVLQVPAGTQVFAEDGERLIADMTEVGQRVRLAKGGNGGFGNAYFTTSTNRAPRHANPGQEGQEMWLILRLKLIADAGLVGLPNAGKSTFLATVTAAKPKIADYPFTTLHPGLGVVRSDAREFVLADIPGLIEGAHEGVGLGDRFLAHVERCRVLLHLVEGTSEHAGKAYKLVRRELEAYGGGLAEKPEIVALSKADALDADTLKQQLARLKRAAGGKPLVLSAASGQGVQEALRAIQAQLDGQDATEEADVAAEPWHP
- a CDS encoding GNAT family N-acetyltransferase, with protein sequence MFPDLTRDDVFRIETRRLWLRWPTARDAEAVSRLAGDPAVAERTARLTTPLPLHEAEGFVIRARAANTAGDGLIMAVCRRAAPANLIGVVSVEDRPDETEPHLGYWLGRPFWGEGLMTEAAEALVDAHFAYAGGGALVSAAMTGNRGSQRVLEKCGFHRTGESAPVFEARGGAVPSYTYRLDRAAWLDRRGTVAGGPSL
- the rpmA gene encoding 50S ribosomal protein L27, whose amino-acid sequence is MAHKKAGGSSRNGRDSAGRRLGVKKFGSEAVIPGNIIVRQRGTKWHPGTNVGMGKDHTLFALVPGNVQFETRRGRAFVTVVPLAQAAE
- a CDS encoding helicase HerA-like domain-containing protein; translated protein: MAGEGTILVGRSTGPQRKPEVLTLRLANRHGLVAGATGTGKTVTLQVLAEGFSNAGVPVFAADIKGDLSGLAAAGEAKPHFVKRAEELGIAYEPDRFPTVFWDVFGEQGHPIRCTVTEMGPLLLARLLELNDTQEGVLNIAFRVADENQWPLIDLKDLRALLTFLSENAKELSATYGNVSGASIGAIQRALLVLENQGADKFLGEPALNLEDFMRTDREGRGFVNILAADRLMQRPRLYASFLLWMLSELFEQLPEVGDLDKPKLVFFFDEAHLLFNDAPKALLDAVEQVVRLIRSKGVGVYFVTQNPLDVPETVLGQLGNRVQHALRAFTPRDQRAVRAAAETFRQNPGFDVASAITELAVGEALVSFLEAKGTPSIVERALIAPPQGRVGPLTPAERAELIQQSPLRRKYDEAVDNESAYEMLAKRKHLDSAPAEAASQSEGGLSGMLGGWLGGLLGGGGEAAPKGKGRSRRPPPSLAEQVIGNAARSMARKVGTEVGDAILRNVLGGLTKR
- a CDS encoding GNAT family N-acetyltransferase, with amino-acid sequence MLPNFSPREATAAWKAGWETKVQAPFARFRQTFEGGDLALPGAAPILLKTRAKRLLLEPGLDPSLGRIGPLEVRLATTKSEIRRAQRLRFRVFYEEMSAVPTGMAALKRRDVDAYDAICDHLLVIDHAATEAKPFRKARPKVVGTYRLLRQDRAEAHFGFYSSGEYDLAPLLERHPGKRFLELGRSCVLKPYRTKRTVELLWHGIWTYVLHHRIDAMLGCASLEGTDPDRLALPLSFLHHHARAPEAWRARALPERYVAMDRLAKEAVDPKAALMALPPLVKGYLRVGATFGDGAVVDRQFGTTDVLVVLPVSAISARYIGHFGAGADRHAA